The Pseudomonas pergaminensis nucleotide sequence GTCGATGGCGCATTTTGAGGGCCTGCGCATTCGTGCGGATTGACCCAACAGCCAAAAGGAAAGCCGACATGACCATTAAAGCGATCAACGTGCGCAACCAGTTCAAGGGCGTGATCAAGGAGATCCTACTGGGGGAAGTGGTGTCGGAAATCGACGTACAGACCGCGTCCGGCATCGTTACTTCGGTGATCACCACCCGCTCGGTGCGTGACCTGGAATTGAAAGTGGGCAGTGAAGTGATTGCCTTTGTGAAGTCCACCGAAGTGTCCATCGCCAAGCTGTGAACCCAATCCCAATGTGGGAGCGGGCTTGCTCGCGAAAGCGCCATATCAGTGATGAATGTATCGACTGACACTCCGCATTCGCGAGCAAGCCCGCTCCCACATTTTGCTTTGCGTACACTCAGGCGATTTTCGGGCCTGAACCGCCGGGTGGATGGGGCTGCGGTCTTTCCGGCGGGGCATCGCTGGGCAGGTTCTTGGGTTTCTCGTTCGGATCCTTGTAGTCCTTGTGCAAGCCCCCGTCCAGGCGATTGCTCGACGAGCCGCCTTTTTGCGGCGTTTCGTCAAAGTGTTCCCACTCCGATTGCTGGAAGCGGAAGATGCTGTCATCGGTCGGCGCGTCACGGCCACCGTAATGGTGGATCTCGTAGTGGGCGTATTCAACCTTGTCGGCCCAGTTGTCCTGCAACAGACCGTCGCCCGCCAGGTCGCGGTACCAGTCGTTTTCCTTCTCGGTGGCCTTCTGCTTTTTGTTGTGGTCGACAAAGTAGCCGATGATCCCGCCCACCACCGCCAGCACCA carries:
- a CDS encoding TOBE domain-containing protein, whose translation is MTIKAINVRNQFKGVIKEILLGEVVSEIDVQTASGIVTSVITTRSVRDLELKVGSEVIAFVKSTEVSIAKL